TTTTTATCACGGGCAAGTAGCTTTTCAGTGTCTTGTGCCACTTCTTGATTCTGAGTCATAATATCTCCTTATTTTTATTTAGAATTAACCAGATTTTGCAATAAAACCCAACTAACAGAATCTTACAATGATACTAACAGAATCTTACAATGATTCCAACAGAATTTTACAATAATTCCCAGAAAATTTGACAATACAATCTATCACATTTACCAATATAATCAATAAGATTATCTGATATAAAAGATCATAAATTGATTAAACAACGCCCAAATAATGAATGAATAATGGTCTGAAATTCTAGATGCAATTTAGCCATCAACTGTTCAACCACTTCATTCGGTAAGTGAGCGAAAAGTTCCATGCGTTCTTCTGGTTTCATTGACTCTAAAAGCTCGATCAATTCATCAGCATCCATGGCCAGCAACAACTCAGACTGCTCTGTAGGGGTAAGGTATTCAAGGGTTGCAAGGGCTACTCCTTTCCCAAGCAGTTGAAAAGCCAATATCCGTTGCTCGATATCAATTTGGCTCAATGAATCGGCAACTTTTTCAACACGAAAACGATCTGACATCTGTTGAGCAATGACATCAAAAAAAGAATGCAAAGTGTTCTGATACATAATCCACCTCTTGAGAAAAAAAACTTATCTGCAAGTAAATTCAAGGCACAAGTCTCTTATCGATCTAGGAATTAAAATTTTTATGATTTAGTGAATCTTGGAAATCAGTCTCTAAGGCTTCTAATAGCCAAAGTTTCTCCGAAATTTCCATTGCTTCAAACATTTGGGTTTGCTGCTCTCGTTCAAGTAAATTAAAGACATAGCAAGCCTTCGGTTTTTCGAGTAATAACAAGACCAGAATGCGCTGAGTTAGTGAGAGTGTTGGTAATGATTGCAATAGTTTGTCAATTTCGACTTGATTGACACAGCGCGAAGCCACTTCAAGAGAAGATTGTTGCAAAATTAACTGTAGGACATTGATGGGCATGGTTCACTTCCTATCAATTCTACGGTGATGGTAAAGCAGGGTTTTGAAT
This window of the Euhalothece natronophila Z-M001 genome carries:
- a CDS encoding magnesium transporter MgtE N-terminal domain-containing protein; the protein is MPINVLQLILQQSSLEVASRCVNQVEIDKLLQSLPTLSLTQRILVLLLLEKPKACYVFNLLEREQQTQMFEAMEISEKLWLLEALETDFQDSLNHKNFNS
- a CDS encoding magnesium transporter MgtE N-terminal domain-containing protein; the protein is MYQNTLHSFFDVIAQQMSDRFRVEKVADSLSQIDIEQRILAFQLLGKGVALATLEYLTPTEQSELLLAMDADELIELLESMKPEERMELFAHLPNEVVEQLMAKLHLEFQTIIHSLFGRCLINL